One segment of Leeia aquatica DNA contains the following:
- a CDS encoding thiol-disulfide oxidoreductase DCC family protein — MSTDDPESFVLLEDSRAYTHSTACIRILWRLSLPMKVLGLLLWLVPRPLRDALYRTVARHRFHWFGRRDYCMVPSAAMGEHIWQPEVAQTAAEPVQRNRQGMV, encoded by the coding sequence ATGTCGACAGATGATCCGGAGAGCTTTGTGCTGCTGGAAGACTCACGTGCCTATACGCACTCGACCGCCTGCATCCGTATCCTGTGGCGTTTGAGTCTGCCGATGAAAGTGCTGGGGCTACTGCTGTGGCTGGTGCCACGCCCTTTGCGCGATGCCCTGTACCGGACCGTGGCTCGCCATCGTTTTCACTGGTTTGGACGGCGTGACTACTGCATGGTGCCCTCAGCTGCAATGGGTGAGCACATTTGGCAGCCAGAGGTGGCGCAGACCGCCGCTGAGCCTGTACAGCGCAACAGGCAAGGTATGGTGTAG
- a CDS encoding acyltransferase family protein — protein MDKMKTNHQFAALNGLRFFAFGWVFIGHLPQTLNSSWIRHMQFTNWVGVQVFFVLSAFLVTYLAMSEIDKTGNFSVGNFFARRALRLLPLYFVVAAIGFVIFPFIGVGIGPLYVQGEEYFRFLSAIPFYLTFVSNFSSALFDIDWGGVGGVIGPLWSITVEIQFYAAFSISFVLFTMLCKKIDFHRNVWFPFVVIILFFWFSGILKVSAFNIYGPLFVYVNLIGGIDSFFLGALLAWLYRSEKGRSFLLFAGRNVPLQGLIAICGYGIYNKLYHLPHATAATTGNESALVFSLSAALSCIIVFTVLSIETCAQFSLNKLAITTKYLSNILCNKCVTKLGEVSYGLYVFHTTIIYFLANQILKHLPNGYFGYALMCTICIMATAALAQVSYNLFESRFIIMSARFKS, from the coding sequence ATGGATAAAATGAAAACAAATCATCAGTTTGCAGCGCTAAATGGGTTGCGCTTCTTTGCATTTGGATGGGTGTTTATTGGCCATCTTCCGCAGACATTGAATTCCAGCTGGATAAGGCACATGCAATTTACCAACTGGGTTGGAGTGCAGGTTTTTTTTGTGCTCAGTGCTTTTCTTGTCACGTATTTGGCAATGAGTGAAATAGACAAGACCGGCAATTTCTCGGTAGGAAATTTCTTTGCCAGAAGAGCACTTCGCTTATTGCCGTTATATTTCGTTGTTGCAGCTATTGGGTTCGTTATATTTCCATTTATTGGAGTCGGAATCGGACCTCTTTACGTCCAAGGTGAAGAGTACTTTAGATTTTTGTCTGCCATCCCATTTTATTTGACATTTGTATCGAACTTTTCTTCCGCGTTATTTGATATTGACTGGGGTGGAGTCGGGGGTGTGATTGGCCCTTTATGGTCAATCACTGTTGAGATTCAGTTTTATGCAGCATTTTCAATCAGTTTTGTACTGTTCACTATGCTATGTAAAAAAATTGACTTCCATAGAAATGTTTGGTTTCCATTCGTGGTAATAATTTTATTCTTCTGGTTTTCTGGGATATTAAAGGTCAGTGCATTCAATATTTATGGCCCACTTTTTGTATATGTTAACCTAATTGGAGGGATTGATTCTTTCTTTTTAGGAGCGCTACTGGCTTGGCTTTATAGATCAGAAAAAGGAAGGTCCTTTCTTTTGTTTGCCGGACGAAATGTTCCACTGCAGGGTTTGATAGCAATCTGCGGGTATGGAATTTATAATAAACTTTACCACCTTCCGCATGCTACTGCCGCAACAACAGGAAACGAAAGCGCTCTAGTTTTTTCTCTCTCTGCCGCGCTGTCTTGCATCATTGTTTTCACCGTTCTGAGCATCGAGACTTGCGCTCAGTTTTCGCTGAATAAACTAGCGATTACCACAAAGTATTTGAGCAATATCTTATGCAACAAGTGCGTCACAAAGTTGGGAGAGGTAAGCTATGGGCTATATGTTTTCCATACAACTATTATCTATTTCCTGGCTAATCAGATTTTAAAGCATCTGCCGAATGGATACTTCGGGTATGCCTTAATGTGCACTATATGCATCATGGCGACAGCTGCATTGGCTCAGGTTTCATATAATCTTTTTGAGTCAAGGTTTATTATAATGTCAGCCAGATTCAAAAGCTAA
- a CDS encoding GAD-like domain-containing protein: MGITLQAFVDTFEPGLRLRRADPGKIAQYQPYLPDSLLELWRQHGFGVYGDGLIQIVDPDDYRDNLWDWLMRDEDMSRLPIAISAFGDIFYYRKLSDAGDEDVCYLDPHTSEGGVLVWSLTQFFNEWCCNQDVRSDFFRQAQFEKTVKGAGILHEGQMYFFVPALRLGGGLVTNIERGAAAPHLHFLLELTQQV, translated from the coding sequence ATGGGCATTACATTGCAAGCGTTTGTGGACACATTTGAGCCAGGACTGCGACTGAGGCGGGCGGATCCAGGCAAGATCGCTCAGTACCAGCCTTATTTGCCGGATAGCCTGCTTGAGCTTTGGAGGCAGCATGGTTTTGGCGTGTACGGGGATGGTTTGATTCAGATCGTCGACCCGGACGACTACCGAGACAACCTCTGGGACTGGCTGATGCGGGATGAGGATATGAGTCGCTTGCCGATCGCCATCTCGGCATTTGGGGACATTTTCTATTACCGTAAACTCAGTGATGCTGGCGACGAGGATGTTTGCTATCTGGACCCACATACATCAGAAGGGGGAGTGCTGGTTTGGTCACTGACCCAGTTTTTCAATGAGTGGTGCTGCAATCAAGACGTGAGATCAGACTTCTTCCGGCAAGCGCAGTTTGAGAAAACCGTAAAAGGCGCGGGGATCTTGCATGAGGGGCAAATGTATTTCTTTGTCCCTGCACTACGATTGGGTGGAGGATTGGTCACCAACATCGAGCGAGGCGCCGCAGCACCGCATCTTCACTTTTTGCTTGAGTTAACCCAGCAGGTTTAA